From a region of the Xanthomonas rydalmerensis genome:
- a CDS encoding aldo/keto reductase yields MLHTRELGRSGLHAAPLAFGGNVFGWSADAKTSFALLDAFVEAGCNLIDTADIYSAWVPGNQGGESEALIGQWLTRSGKRDKVLIATKVGKWAERPGLSADNIAAAAEDSLQRLQTDVIDLYQAHEDDDSVPLEASLAAFGRLIEQGKVRAIGASNYSATRLREALNVSTQYGLPRYETLQPEYNLYDRAGYEAELEPLVREQGLGVLCYYALASGFLSGKYRRAEDAGKSQARGASVVARYLNARGLRILAALDDIAGKHAATPTQVALAWLMARPGIVAPIASATSLEQLQDLLAAARLQLSAEDIAQLNTASEETA; encoded by the coding sequence ATGCTGCACACGCGCGAACTCGGCCGTTCCGGCCTGCATGCGGCACCGCTGGCGTTCGGCGGCAACGTGTTCGGCTGGAGCGCCGACGCCAAGACCTCCTTCGCCCTGCTCGATGCCTTCGTCGAGGCCGGCTGCAATCTCATCGACACCGCCGACATCTATTCGGCCTGGGTGCCCGGCAACCAAGGCGGCGAATCGGAAGCACTGATCGGGCAGTGGCTCACGCGCAGCGGCAAGCGCGACAAGGTGCTGATCGCGACCAAGGTCGGCAAGTGGGCCGAACGCCCGGGCCTGTCGGCCGACAACATCGCTGCCGCCGCGGAGGACTCGCTGCAGCGCCTGCAGACCGACGTCATCGATCTGTACCAGGCGCACGAGGACGACGATTCGGTGCCGCTGGAAGCGTCGCTGGCTGCGTTCGGGCGGCTGATCGAACAGGGCAAGGTGCGCGCGATCGGCGCCTCCAACTACAGCGCCACGCGCCTGCGCGAGGCGCTGAACGTCTCCACGCAGTACGGCCTGCCCCGGTACGAAACGCTGCAGCCGGAGTACAACCTGTACGACCGCGCCGGCTACGAGGCCGAACTGGAACCGCTGGTGCGCGAACAGGGCCTGGGCGTGCTGTGCTACTACGCGTTGGCCAGCGGCTTCCTCAGCGGCAAGTACCGTCGCGCCGAAGACGCGGGCAAAAGCCAGGCGCGCGGCGCAAGCGTGGTCGCACGCTATCTCAACGCGCGCGGCCTGCGCATCCTCGCCGCATTGGACGACATCGCCGGCAAGCATGCGGCCACGCCCACGCAGGTGGCGCTGGCGTGGTTGATGGCGCGGCCCGGCATCGTCGCGCCGATCGCCAGCGCGACCAGCCTGGAACAACTGCAGGACCTGCTCGCCGCCGCGCGCCTGCAGCTGTCCGCCGAGGACATCGCGCAACTGAATACCGCAAGTGAGGAAACCGCATGA
- a CDS encoding methyltransferase, with translation MTLRTSLACACTLAVATALLAPAAQAIKPADTATLPAPDAALQTAINGSWRDRANVARDAYRHPGQTLAFFGIKPTQTVIEVTPGGGWYSEILAPYLRERGQYIAAVVDPAAVPEGRGRDYQQKARSGLEQKFAAAPAQYDRARIVAYAPNAPVFGPPGSADLVLTFRNVHNWRMAGQAEGMFKGFYQVLKPGGVLGVVEHRAKADVPADDKSGYVGQAQVIAMAEAAGFKLAGKSELNANPRDSKDYPGGVWTLPPSNQHDAADDAKYQAIGESDRMTLKFVKR, from the coding sequence ATGACGCTTCGTACCTCGCTCGCCTGCGCCTGTACCCTGGCCGTCGCCACCGCGTTGCTCGCCCCGGCGGCGCAGGCGATCAAGCCCGCCGACACCGCCACGCTGCCGGCACCGGATGCGGCGCTGCAGACGGCGATCAACGGCAGTTGGCGCGACCGCGCCAACGTCGCCCGCGATGCCTATCGCCATCCCGGCCAGACCCTGGCGTTCTTCGGCATCAAGCCGACCCAGACGGTGATCGAGGTCACCCCGGGCGGCGGTTGGTATTCCGAGATCCTTGCGCCGTACCTGCGCGAGCGTGGCCAGTACATCGCCGCGGTGGTCGATCCGGCGGCGGTGCCGGAAGGGCGTGGCCGCGACTACCAGCAGAAGGCGCGCAGCGGCCTGGAGCAGAAGTTCGCCGCGGCGCCGGCGCAGTACGACCGCGCGCGCATCGTGGCGTATGCGCCGAACGCGCCGGTGTTCGGCCCGCCCGGCTCGGCCGACCTGGTGCTGACCTTCCGCAACGTGCACAACTGGCGCATGGCCGGCCAGGCCGAGGGCATGTTCAAGGGCTTCTACCAGGTGCTCAAGCCCGGCGGCGTGCTCGGCGTGGTCGAGCACCGCGCCAAGGCCGACGTGCCGGCCGACGACAAGAGCGGTTATGTCGGCCAGGCGCAGGTGATTGCCATGGCCGAGGCGGCCGGCTTCAAGCTGGCCGGCAAGAGCGAGCTCAACGCCAACCCGCGCGACAGCAAGGACTATCCGGGCGGCGTGTGGACGCTGCCGCCGAGCAACCAGCACGACGCCGCCGACGACGCCAAGTACCAGGCGATCGGCGAGAGCGACCGCATGACCCTGAAATTCGTCAAGCGCTGA
- a CDS encoding pseudouridine synthase: MLIAFNKPFNVLCQFTDRSTPPRRTLAEFGLPADVYAAGRLDYDSEGLLLLTDDGALAHRLTDPRHKQPKTYWVMVEGAPQPEQLQRLRDGVLLNDGPTARAEVTLLDAPPSLWPRDPPVRFRKSVPDAWLQVVLREGRNRQVRRMTAAVGLPTLRLVRAAMGAHRLDGLAPGAWRAL; the protein is encoded by the coding sequence ATGCTGATCGCCTTCAACAAGCCCTTCAACGTGCTGTGCCAGTTCACCGACCGCAGCACGCCGCCGCGGCGGACACTGGCCGAGTTCGGCCTGCCCGCCGACGTGTACGCGGCTGGGCGCCTGGACTACGACAGCGAAGGCCTGCTGCTGCTGACCGACGACGGCGCGCTGGCGCACCGGCTCACCGATCCGCGGCACAAGCAACCCAAGACCTATTGGGTGATGGTGGAGGGTGCACCGCAACCGGAGCAGTTGCAGCGTCTGCGCGACGGCGTGCTGTTGAACGACGGCCCGACCGCACGGGCCGAGGTGACGTTGCTGGATGCGCCGCCATCGCTGTGGCCGCGGGATCCGCCGGTGCGCTTCCGCAAGAGCGTGCCCGATGCCTGGTTGCAGGTGGTGTTGCGCGAAGGCCGCAACCGCCAGGTGCGGCGGATGACCGCGGCGGTCGGCTTGCCGACCCTGCGCCTGGTGCGTGCGGCGATGGGCGCACACCGGCTGGACGGGTTGGCGCCGGGGGCCTGGCGCGCGCTGTAG
- the hrpB gene encoding ATP-dependent helicase HrpB has product MTSAVFPIDPLLPQIRDSLAAHPRLVLEAPPGAGKTTQVPPALLDAPWLQGRRIVMLEPRRVAARSAATFMARQRGEAPGETVGYRIRFENKVSARTRIEVVTEGILTRMLQDDPMLDGVGALLFDEFHERHLAADLGLALALDVQAQVREDLRIVVMSATLDGERLAQFLDAPRLSSAGRSFPVEIAHFPARREESLEAQARRAVEHVLQQHPGDVLVFLPGQREIGRVQAALEAAGVGGGAVAGIAPGDGASGMTPAGTASGVTPAGTALDAPSSGAARHLLPEGEGSGVEVLPLHGELPVEQQSKVLQPDPQGRRRVVLATNVAESSVTLPGVRVVIDAGLAREPHYDPNSGFSRLDVTAIAQSSADQRAGRAGRVASGWAYRLWPQSQRLEAQRRAEILQVELAGLGLELAAWGNDGLRFVDPPPVGALAAARELLQRLGALGTNGAITASGRRMLALGTHPRLAAMLLAANDARAQALACDLAALIEARDPLRQGGDALAARWRALAAFRRGRVPHDANRGALGAIDAAAKQWRRRLRSEAAAPDSVEAHELGDLLAHAFPDRIGTRHPSDPLRYQLANGRSVRLFEHSDLRGEPWLVAAELRHEAKDALLLRAAPVDETYLRAQFPQRFAQEDVVRWDAERRALSALRETRFDRIVLDSRPAGRVEPAQAAAALTEAVRELGLQALPWSEGLTQWRARVAGLRQWMPELDLPDLGDAALLDSLDDWLRPAFAGKTRLDALSEDELGEALKARLPWDRRQAIDRHAPVRVAVPSGMERRIDYSLDHAGQPQPPVLAVKLQELFGLADTPRIADGRVPLLLHLLSPGGRPLQVTQDLRNFWSSTYPEVKKEMKGRYPRHPWPDDPWTATASHRAKPRGT; this is encoded by the coding sequence ATGACGTCCGCCGTGTTTCCGATCGATCCGCTGCTGCCGCAGATCCGCGACAGCCTCGCCGCCCATCCGCGCCTGGTGCTGGAAGCCCCGCCCGGCGCCGGCAAGACCACCCAGGTGCCGCCAGCGCTGCTCGACGCGCCCTGGCTGCAAGGCCGGCGCATCGTGATGCTGGAACCGCGCCGCGTCGCCGCGCGCAGCGCCGCGACCTTCATGGCCCGGCAGCGCGGCGAAGCGCCGGGCGAGACCGTGGGCTACCGCATCCGCTTCGAGAACAAGGTGTCCGCGCGTACCCGTATCGAGGTGGTCACCGAGGGCATCTTGACCCGTATGCTGCAGGACGACCCGATGCTCGACGGGGTCGGTGCGCTGCTGTTCGACGAATTCCACGAGCGCCACCTGGCCGCGGACCTGGGCCTGGCGCTGGCCCTGGACGTACAGGCGCAGGTGCGCGAGGACCTGCGCATCGTGGTGATGTCGGCAACGCTGGACGGCGAGCGTCTGGCGCAGTTCCTGGATGCTCCGCGGCTGTCCAGCGCCGGGCGCAGTTTCCCGGTGGAGATCGCGCACTTCCCGGCGCGACGCGAGGAGTCGCTGGAAGCGCAGGCCCGGCGTGCGGTCGAGCATGTGCTGCAGCAGCATCCGGGCGATGTGCTGGTATTCCTGCCCGGACAGCGCGAGATCGGGCGGGTGCAGGCGGCGCTGGAAGCGGCGGGTGTCGGCGGTGGTGCGGTGGCGGGCATAGCGCCAGGAGATGGCGCATCGGGCATGACCCCAGCCGGCACCGCCTCTGGCGTTACCCCAGCTGGCACCGCCTTGGACGCACCCTCATCCGGCGCTGCGCGCCACCTTCTCCCGGAGGGAGAAGGGAGCGGGGTGGAGGTGTTGCCACTGCATGGCGAGTTGCCGGTGGAGCAACAGAGCAAGGTGCTGCAGCCCGATCCGCAGGGGCGACGACGCGTGGTGCTGGCGACCAATGTCGCCGAGTCCTCGGTGACACTGCCCGGGGTGCGCGTGGTGATCGATGCCGGGCTGGCGCGCGAGCCGCACTACGATCCCAACAGCGGCTTCTCGCGGCTGGACGTGACCGCCATCGCCCAGTCATCGGCCGACCAGCGCGCCGGTCGCGCCGGCCGCGTCGCCAGTGGCTGGGCCTACCGGCTGTGGCCGCAGTCGCAACGCCTGGAGGCGCAACGCCGCGCCGAGATCCTGCAGGTGGAACTGGCCGGGCTAGGGCTGGAGCTGGCGGCCTGGGGCAACGATGGCCTGCGCTTCGTCGATCCGCCACCAGTCGGTGCGCTGGCTGCCGCCCGCGAGCTGCTGCAGCGGCTCGGCGCGCTCGGCACAAACGGCGCCATCACCGCCAGCGGCCGGCGCATGCTCGCGCTGGGCACGCATCCGCGGCTGGCGGCGATGCTGCTGGCGGCCAACGATGCGCGCGCGCAGGCGCTGGCCTGCGACCTCGCCGCCCTGATCGAAGCGCGCGATCCGCTGCGCCAGGGCGGCGATGCGCTGGCCGCGCGCTGGCGTGCCCTGGCCGCGTTCCGCCGCGGCCGCGTGCCGCACGACGCCAACCGCGGCGCGCTGGGGGCGATCGACGCGGCGGCCAAACAGTGGCGGCGGCGCCTGCGCAGCGAGGCCGCCGCGCCGGACAGCGTGGAGGCGCACGAACTCGGCGATCTGCTGGCGCATGCCTTCCCCGACCGCATCGGTACGCGTCACCCCAGCGATCCGCTGCGCTACCAGTTGGCCAACGGCCGCAGCGTGCGCCTGTTCGAGCACAGCGACCTGCGCGGCGAGCCCTGGCTGGTCGCCGCCGAACTGCGCCACGAGGCCAAGGACGCACTGCTGCTGCGCGCCGCGCCCGTGGACGAGACCTATCTGCGCGCGCAGTTTCCGCAGCGCTTCGCGCAGGAAGACGTGGTGCGCTGGGATGCCGAGCGGCGCGCGCTGAGCGCGCTGCGCGAGACACGCTTCGATCGCATCGTGCTCGACAGCCGCCCCGCTGGCCGCGTCGAGCCGGCGCAGGCGGCCGCGGCATTGACCGAGGCGGTGCGCGAACTCGGACTGCAGGCGCTGCCCTGGAGCGAGGGTCTGACGCAGTGGCGCGCGCGGGTGGCGGGACTGCGCCAGTGGATGCCGGAGCTGGACCTGCCCGACCTGGGCGATGCCGCGCTGCTGGACAGCCTCGACGACTGGCTGCGCCCGGCCTTTGCCGGCAAGACCCGGCTCGATGCGCTGAGCGAGGACGAGCTGGGCGAGGCGCTGAAAGCGCGGCTGCCGTGGGACAGGCGCCAGGCCATCGACCGCCACGCACCGGTGCGCGTCGCAGTGCCGTCGGGCATGGAGCGGCGCATCGACTACAGCCTGGACCATGCCGGGCAGCCGCAGCCGCCGGTGCTGGCGGTCAAGCTGCAGGAGCTGTTCGGCCTGGCCGACACCCCGCGCATCGCCGACGGCCGTGTGCCGCTGCTGCTGCACCTGCTCTCGCCCGGCGGGCGCCCGCTGCAGGTCACCCAGGACCTGCGCAATTTCTGGTCCAGCACCTACCCGGAAGTGAAGAAGGAAATGAAGGGTCGTTACCCGCGCCACCCCTGGCCGGACGACCCCTGGACCGCCACCGCCAGCCACCGCGCCAAGCCGCGCGGTACCTAG
- a CDS encoding TatD family hydrolase, whose protein sequence is MTLIDIGANLTHESFDRDRDAVLERARAAGVAQLVVTGASREHSPLALQLARQHPGLLYATAGVHPHHAVEYTAECDAELRALHAHAEVVAVGECGLDYFRDFSPRPAQHRAFERQLQLAVDTGKPLFLHQRDAHADFMALMRQFDGKLGPAVVHCFTGSREELFDYLDRDWYIGITGWLCDERRGAHLRELVKHIPAERLMIETDAPYLLPRTLKPTPKDRRNEPAFLAHIVEELARDRGEDVATVAASSTAAARTFFRLPMPA, encoded by the coding sequence ATGACCCTGATCGACATCGGCGCCAACCTCACCCACGAGTCCTTCGATCGCGACCGCGACGCGGTGCTGGAGCGCGCCCGCGCCGCCGGCGTCGCGCAACTGGTGGTCACCGGCGCCAGCCGCGAGCACTCGCCGCTGGCGCTGCAGTTGGCGCGGCAGCATCCGGGCCTGCTGTACGCCACCGCCGGCGTGCATCCGCACCACGCGGTGGAATACACCGCCGAATGCGATGCCGAACTGCGCGCGCTGCATGCGCACGCCGAGGTGGTGGCAGTCGGCGAGTGCGGCCTGGACTACTTCCGCGACTTCTCGCCGCGGCCGGCGCAGCACCGCGCTTTCGAGCGGCAACTGCAGCTGGCGGTGGACACCGGCAAGCCGCTGTTCCTGCACCAGCGCGACGCCCATGCCGACTTCATGGCACTGATGCGCCAGTTCGACGGCAAGCTCGGCCCGGCGGTGGTGCATTGCTTCACCGGAAGCCGCGAGGAACTGTTCGACTACCTGGACCGCGACTGGTACATCGGCATCACCGGCTGGCTGTGCGACGAACGCCGCGGCGCGCACCTGCGCGAGCTGGTGAAGCACATTCCCGCCGAGCGGCTGATGATCGAGACCGACGCGCCGTACCTGCTGCCGCGCACGCTCAAGCCGACGCCGAAGGACCGCCGCAACGAGCCGGCGTTCCTCGCGCACATCGTCGAGGAACTGGCGCGCGACCGCGGCGAGGACGTAGCCACTGTCGCTGCTTCCAGCACTGCCGCCGCGCGGACCTTCTTCCGTTTGCCGATGCCGGCCTGA
- the panE gene encoding 2-dehydropantoate 2-reductase: MRILILGAGATGGYFGGRLAQAGADVSFLVRPARAARLQRDGLRIRSPRGDAAIAVKTLTVEALPGAAQARPFDLVVLSCKAYDLDSALDAVAPAVLDGTSVLPILNGLRHYRALDARFGAERVIGGLCFISAVLDADGAIQHLAKPASLTFGERDGRGADSARVRALAEACTQAEVDHLAAPRIAQEQWIKYTFLTALAAATCLMRAPIGRIVASDDGVTLVRGLYAECTAVAAAAGEPVPEAAQASALQLLTQPGSPMKASMLRDLEAGQQVEAQQIVGDMLARARSAGHAAPLLMAAYCHLQAYQAGLPAR, translated from the coding sequence ATGCGTATCCTCATTCTCGGTGCCGGCGCGACCGGCGGTTACTTTGGCGGACGCCTGGCCCAGGCCGGCGCCGATGTCAGCTTCCTGGTGCGACCAGCGCGGGCCGCGCGCCTGCAACGCGATGGTCTGCGCATCCGTAGTCCGCGCGGCGATGCGGCGATCGCGGTCAAGACACTCACGGTAGAAGCATTGCCCGGCGCGGCACAGGCACGCCCGTTCGATCTGGTAGTGCTCAGTTGCAAGGCCTATGACCTGGACAGTGCGCTGGACGCGGTGGCGCCGGCGGTACTGGACGGCACCAGCGTATTGCCGATCCTCAATGGCCTGCGCCACTACCGGGCACTGGATGCGCGCTTCGGTGCGGAACGGGTGATCGGTGGGCTGTGCTTCATCAGCGCCGTACTGGATGCCGATGGCGCGATCCAGCACCTGGCCAAGCCGGCCTCGCTGACCTTCGGCGAGCGCGACGGGCGCGGTGCCGACAGCGCACGCGTGCGTGCCCTGGCCGAGGCCTGCACGCAGGCCGAAGTGGATCATCTGGCTGCGCCGCGGATCGCGCAGGAACAATGGATCAAGTACACCTTCCTCACCGCGCTGGCGGCGGCCACCTGCCTGATGCGCGCGCCGATCGGGCGCATCGTCGCCAGCGACGATGGCGTGACGCTGGTGCGTGGCCTGTATGCGGAATGCACGGCGGTGGCGGCGGCCGCCGGCGAACCGGTGCCTGAGGCGGCGCAAGCCAGCGCGCTGCAATTGCTGACCCAGCCCGGCTCGCCGATGAAGGCATCGATGCTGCGCGACCTGGAAGCCGGGCAGCAGGTGGAAGCACAGCAGATCGTCGGCGACATGCTCGCCCGCGCCCGCAGCGCCGGGCACGCCGCGCCGCTGTTGATGGCCGCGTACTGCCACCTGCAGGCATACCAGGCCGGCCTCCCCGCACGCTGA
- a CDS encoding OmpA family protein, whose amino-acid sequence MVLRQDRPTSRYTSFVRPPTRSTSVKRAVAATLVLAVIASLSACKKHEQPAHSDDQVTPPAATAGSTQEASAQQPATSATFDPASLPVSDVPLGDFPYIALPSGYVTGNKPDGTDFDQVPFWTGDRLQPVEGKVWSAQINAADGKTFSDIELERNIEAMVTALGGKKIFDGRIPEAATQKIKEWPRDFATKYNSGLGDVWNNPVQVFVVHRADRDIWIHLCSYQFGGGLLIAETKPLQVTASLLPASELKTQIDKTGKVALHVNFATDKTDILPDSQPQIAQVVQLLKQDATLKLAVNGYTDGTGDAAHNKTLSEGRAKAVVAALVAQGIEASRLTSAGFGDADPVADNATEQGKSQNRRVELVKKN is encoded by the coding sequence ATGGTTCTGCGGCAAGATCGGCCGACCTCCCGTTACACTAGTTTTGTTCGTCCCCCGACAAGGAGTACCTCTGTGAAAAGAGCAGTAGCGGCGACGTTGGTCCTGGCCGTCATCGCAAGTCTGAGCGCCTGCAAGAAGCATGAGCAGCCCGCGCATTCCGACGATCAGGTAACGCCCCCCGCGGCGACCGCCGGCAGCACGCAGGAAGCTTCCGCACAGCAACCTGCCACCAGTGCCACATTCGACCCGGCCAGCTTGCCGGTGTCCGACGTCCCGTTGGGAGACTTCCCCTACATCGCCCTGCCCAGCGGATATGTCACCGGTAACAAACCGGATGGCACCGACTTCGATCAAGTTCCGTTCTGGACCGGTGATCGCCTGCAACCGGTCGAGGGCAAGGTCTGGTCGGCGCAGATCAATGCGGCGGACGGTAAAACGTTCTCGGACATCGAACTGGAACGTAACATCGAGGCCATGGTCACTGCGCTCGGTGGCAAAAAGATTTTCGACGGCCGGATTCCCGAAGCGGCCACGCAGAAGATCAAGGAATGGCCGCGGGATTTCGCCACCAAGTACAACAGCGGCCTGGGCGATGTCTGGAACAACCCGGTGCAGGTGTTCGTGGTGCATCGCGCCGACCGCGACATCTGGATCCACCTGTGCAGCTACCAGTTCGGCGGCGGCCTGCTGATCGCCGAGACCAAGCCGCTGCAGGTCACCGCCAGCCTGCTGCCGGCCAGCGAACTGAAGACGCAGATCGACAAGACCGGCAAGGTGGCGCTGCACGTCAACTTCGCCACCGACAAGACCGATATCCTGCCCGATTCGCAACCGCAGATCGCGCAGGTCGTGCAATTGCTCAAGCAGGACGCGACTTTGAAGCTGGCCGTCAATGGCTACACCGACGGCACCGGCGATGCCGCGCACAACAAGACGCTGTCGGAAGGGCGCGCCAAGGCGGTGGTCGCCGCGCTGGTCGCGCAGGGCATCGAGGCGTCACGGCTGACCTCGGCCGGCTTCGGCGACGCCGATCCGGTGGCGGACAATGCGACCGAACAAGGCAAGTCGCAGAACCGCCGCGTCGAGCTGGTAAAGAAGAACTGA
- a CDS encoding TadE family protein → MNARVRTLRSRTSMRGQSMVELVIITPVLLFLLLAVIQAVLLYRMKSTLDYAALMAARAGAVSGVDRGEMRAAFEKGMMPLYATDKSLMGVETARRAAQLDLTLKMHGHITVINPTRAAWNNFKERQYDGSYALPNDTLAYRSTAIGSSGVNVQDANILKIKVVYDAPLVVPFVDWVLGGNSQYLKPGTFESSPLQTFTRRLPIESYAIVRMQSPIAKQGNLDK, encoded by the coding sequence ATGAATGCACGCGTCCGCACCCTCCGCAGTCGCACGTCGATGCGCGGCCAATCCATGGTGGAACTGGTGATCATCACGCCGGTGCTGCTGTTCCTACTGCTCGCCGTCATCCAGGCGGTGCTGCTGTACCGCATGAAGTCCACGCTCGACTATGCTGCGCTTATGGCAGCGCGCGCGGGCGCGGTGAGCGGGGTGGATCGAGGAGAAATGCGTGCCGCTTTCGAGAAGGGCATGATGCCGCTGTACGCCACTGACAAAAGCCTAATGGGCGTGGAAACCGCACGTCGGGCAGCCCAGCTCGATCTGACGCTGAAGATGCACGGTCACATCACCGTCATCAATCCAACCCGCGCCGCATGGAACAACTTCAAGGAGCGCCAGTACGACGGCAGCTATGCGTTGCCCAACGACACGCTGGCCTACCGCAGCACCGCGATCGGCAGCAGTGGGGTAAATGTCCAGGACGCCAACATCCTCAAGATCAAGGTGGTCTACGACGCACCGTTGGTAGTTCCTTTCGTCGATTGGGTCTTGGGTGGAAATTCCCAGTATCTGAAGCCGGGCACATTCGAGTCCTCTCCCCTTCAAACGTTCACCCGGCGCCTGCCGATCGAAAGCTACGCCATCGTGCGCATGCAGTCACCCATCGCCAAACAGGGCAACCTGGACAAGTGA
- a CDS encoding DUF192 domain-containing protein: MKRGCIERSAGAPIPQVWAADTWWSRARGLLARPALATDGSEALLIRPCASVHTIGMAYPLDLVFLGHDDAVLEWRENVRPYRTALCRRAAATIEFHGGALDRLQPQRGEHWHWRATAPAPSSPGVRS, translated from the coding sequence GTGAAACGCGGGTGCATCGAGCGCAGCGCCGGCGCCCCAATCCCGCAGGTGTGGGCCGCGGATACCTGGTGGTCGCGCGCGCGCGGGCTGCTGGCGCGCCCGGCGCTGGCCACGGACGGATCGGAGGCCTTGCTGATCCGCCCCTGCGCCAGCGTGCATACCATCGGCATGGCCTACCCGCTGGATCTGGTGTTCCTGGGCCACGACGATGCCGTGCTGGAGTGGCGCGAGAACGTCAGACCGTATCGCACGGCACTATGCCGGCGCGCCGCGGCCACCATTGAGTTCCATGGCGGTGCGCTGGACCGCCTGCAACCGCAACGCGGCGAACACTGGCACTGGCGCGCCACCGCGCCGGCGCCTTCCTCTCCGGGAGTCCGGTCATGA
- a CDS encoding type II secretion system F family protein, whose amino-acid sequence MTWMLALVGLLAAGAVTLVVIGTRGVIREVELEDRTYYDPLPRLMQLMWPLVTVLTRRIAPRLSVAQLEQTHRQLQAAGQDYTLTPEEFYGLRMASALVVVVFFLLCTGMLGHLGIGSGLMCLLFGGVLGWLYPALWLGERRKARQKTVVRDLPIYLDFITMAVEAGLNVTGGIEQAVAKGPSGALSQEFSRMLRDLRAGLPRAEALRRMAERMDIAQITSFTSALIQADKVGANLSDTLRAQANQRREERFLRAEKLALEAPVKMMLPLVMFFFPLIFLFLGYFIYLKMLQEGIL is encoded by the coding sequence ATGACCTGGATGCTCGCCCTCGTCGGGCTTCTGGCCGCCGGCGCCGTCACGCTGGTGGTGATCGGCACGCGCGGGGTGATCCGCGAAGTCGAGCTGGAAGACCGCACCTACTACGATCCGTTGCCGCGGCTGATGCAGTTGATGTGGCCGCTGGTGACCGTCCTTACCCGGCGCATTGCGCCGCGCCTGAGCGTGGCGCAACTGGAGCAGACCCACCGGCAGCTGCAGGCGGCCGGCCAGGACTACACGCTGACGCCCGAAGAGTTCTATGGCCTGCGCATGGCCAGCGCGTTGGTTGTCGTTGTCTTCTTCCTGCTGTGCACCGGCATGCTCGGACACCTCGGCATCGGCTCGGGCCTGATGTGCCTGCTGTTCGGCGGCGTGCTCGGCTGGCTGTATCCCGCCCTGTGGCTGGGCGAGCGCCGCAAGGCGCGGCAGAAGACCGTGGTGCGCGATCTGCCGATCTACCTGGACTTCATCACCATGGCGGTCGAGGCCGGCCTGAACGTCACCGGCGGCATCGAACAGGCCGTCGCGAAGGGACCCTCAGGCGCGCTGTCGCAGGAGTTCTCGCGCATGCTGCGCGATCTGCGCGCGGGCCTGCCGCGCGCCGAAGCGCTGCGGCGCATGGCCGAGCGCATGGACATCGCGCAGATCACCAGCTTCACCAGCGCGCTGATCCAGGCCGACAAGGTCGGCGCCAACCTCAGCGACACCTTGCGCGCGCAGGCCAACCAGCGCCGCGAGGAACGCTTCCTGCGCGCCGAGAAGCTGGCGCTGGAAGCGCCGGTGAAGATGATGCTGCCGCTGGTGATGTTCTTCTTCCCGCTGATCTTCCTGTTCCTGGGCTATTTCATCTACTTGAAGATGCTGCAGGAGGGGATCCTGTGA
- a CDS encoding type II secretion system F family protein has protein sequence MALWLIALLVFAGTVTAFLLIARSSEQFLKRYRESFMDQARMNLADMFLFLDPAQVYMISAVVMVIVPLLVWMLTGSLIIAVLIGIFLLFAPRKIYAFLRKRRLEQIQEQLPDALQMLSSSLRAGVGFAPAMEVLVHDGQPPLAQELALVLREQHMGLRAEEAMENFSKRVPITDAELFVSAVNISREVGGNLAETLATLAETLRRRLTMEKKVKALTAQGRLQGIVMAMLPVFLIGYLSLMYSETMQPMFHSWHGWVVITICLVMEYLGYRLCKKIMTIDV, from the coding sequence ATGGCCCTGTGGCTGATCGCCCTGCTGGTGTTCGCCGGGACCGTGACGGCATTCCTGCTGATCGCGCGCTCCAGCGAGCAGTTTCTGAAGCGCTACCGCGAAAGCTTCATGGACCAGGCGCGCATGAACCTGGCGGACATGTTCCTGTTCCTGGATCCCGCCCAGGTCTACATGATCAGCGCGGTGGTGATGGTGATCGTCCCGCTGCTGGTGTGGATGCTGACCGGCAGCCTAATCATCGCGGTACTGATCGGCATCTTCCTGCTCTTTGCGCCACGCAAGATCTACGCGTTCCTGCGCAAGCGCCGGCTCGAGCAGATCCAGGAGCAGCTCCCCGACGCATTGCAGATGCTGTCCAGCAGCCTGCGTGCCGGCGTCGGGTTTGCGCCGGCGATGGAGGTATTGGTCCACGACGGGCAACCGCCGCTGGCGCAGGAATTGGCGCTGGTGCTGCGCGAACAACACATGGGGCTTCGCGCCGAAGAGGCGATGGAGAACTTCAGCAAGCGCGTGCCCATCACCGATGCCGAGCTGTTCGTCTCGGCGGTCAATATCTCGCGCGAGGTGGGCGGCAATCTGGCGGAAACCCTGGCGACCCTGGCCGAGACGCTGCGCCGGCGCCTGACCATGGAGAAGAAGGTGAAGGCACTGACCGCCCAGGGCCGCCTGCAGGGCATCGTCATGGCGATGCTGCCGGTGTTCCTGATCGGCTATCTCAGCCTGATGTACAGCGAAACCATGCAGCCGATGTTCCACAGCTGGCACGGCTGGGTGGTGATCACCATCTGCCTGGTCATGGAATACCTGGGCTACCGCCTCTGCAAGAAAATCATGACGATCGACGTATGA